The following are from one region of the Sandaracinus amylolyticus genome:
- the rpe gene encoding ribulose-phosphate 3-epimerase has product MTRPVLLAPSILSADFARLGEEVRALDAAGADWIHVDVMDGRFVPNITIGPPVVAALRRITKSPLDVHLMIVEPERWVDAFAEAGADVITVHAEATTHLHRTLQAIRAAGKKAGVSLNPHTPEDVLRYVIGDLDLVLVMSVNPGFGGQSFIPEVLPKITKLRAMIDASGKDVRLEVDGGIKVGTASRVVAAGADVLVAGNAVFAGGDYAASIAALRADASRGSL; this is encoded by the coding sequence GTGACACGCCCGGTGCTGCTCGCTCCCTCGATCCTCTCGGCCGACTTCGCGCGGCTCGGAGAGGAGGTCCGCGCCCTCGACGCTGCTGGCGCGGACTGGATCCACGTCGACGTGATGGACGGTCGCTTCGTCCCGAACATCACGATCGGACCGCCCGTCGTCGCGGCGCTGCGACGCATCACGAAGTCGCCGCTCGACGTGCACCTGATGATCGTCGAGCCGGAGCGCTGGGTCGACGCGTTCGCCGAGGCGGGCGCCGACGTGATCACGGTGCACGCCGAGGCGACCACGCACCTGCACCGCACGCTCCAGGCGATCCGCGCGGCGGGGAAGAAGGCGGGCGTCTCGCTCAACCCGCACACGCCCGAGGACGTGCTGCGCTACGTGATCGGCGATCTCGATCTCGTGCTCGTGATGAGCGTGAACCCGGGCTTCGGCGGGCAGTCGTTCATCCCCGAGGTGCTCCCCAAGATCACGAAGCTGCGCGCGATGATCGACGCATCGGGCAAGGACGTCCGGCTCGAGGTCGACGGCGGCATCAAGGTGGGCACCGCGTCGCGCGTGGTCGCGGCGGGCGCCGACGTGCTCGTCGCGGGCAACGCGGTGTTCGCTGGCGGCGACTATGCCGCGTCGATCGCCGCGCTCCGCGCGGACGCGTCGAGAGGTTCTCTGTGA
- a CDS encoding peroxiredoxin has translation MLAVGTPAPVFLARTTRGDSISLRELHGRIVVLYFFRRAFTPNCTVETKGFRDNYAELAQLGSEVVGVSCDDYATQCRFAGAHDVRFPMIADEDRSISRAYDVFFPILPLSHRVTYVIDREAVIAGVFNHEFQVVKHLDEVVRFTRELAMRSKLPPSR, from the coding sequence GTGCTCGCTGTTGGCACGCCCGCGCCCGTGTTCCTCGCTCGCACGACGCGCGGCGACTCGATCTCGCTCCGCGAGCTCCACGGCCGGATCGTGGTGCTCTACTTCTTCCGGCGCGCGTTCACGCCGAACTGCACCGTCGAGACGAAGGGCTTCCGCGACAACTACGCGGAGCTCGCGCAGCTCGGCAGCGAGGTCGTCGGCGTCTCGTGCGACGACTACGCGACCCAGTGCCGTTTCGCGGGGGCGCACGACGTGCGCTTCCCGATGATCGCCGACGAGGATCGCAGCATCTCGCGCGCCTACGACGTCTTCTTCCCGATCCTGCCGCTCAGCCACCGCGTCACGTACGTCATCGATCGCGAAGCGGTGATCGCCGGCGTGTTCAACCACGAGTTCCAGGTCGTGAAGCACCTCGACGAGGTCGTTCGCTTCACGCGCGAGCTCGCGATGCGCAGCAAGCTCCCGCCCTCGCGCTGA
- a CDS encoding transglutaminase TgpA family protein: protein MSFTALHKHVTYMMAGLGLAALFLGGELSLFVQALIVAGFVASVFVEGPRLHQPGWQRGWNVALLGLFALAIVRGVLGEPLLPLALELTAGLQISRLCNRRSATEHQQIAMLAFLQLCAATVLSTELTYGIAFLGFVVVAPWMLALTHLRSEIEGHYPGDPDPGRAADVRRVLASRRVVGPSFLVGTAALSLPLFLMTAALFVLFPRVGLGMLSFGRGSPTHVAGFGGDVELGQVGLVRDDPTVVMRVVPPGIGPEITPPSRAAIRMRGTSFDRYDGRRWSRTLREPRAVRRYDDYYPIERVPDLDRDLPFEIVLDHLDDPVVFLPDRAVAVQIPGRVTTGIEIGRRLTLEPGLDLRYEADDALGLRYRAWVAEPGSRREDPEPLDAASAAPYLQVPPGHERVARLAREWTEGAISDRDRAERIQEQLRAMRYSLDMQDPGTRLPLDAFLFDWRAGHCEYFSTAMAIMLRSLGVPARNATGFLGGRWNTWGRWYAITNGDAHSWVEVWLEGEGWVTFDPTPPSRGEVDFARGLLDELSAMIDALRTSWESDVIGYDLRAQRSLARRFAQWMRELGASSPSGGARISADEPTRARAGAPLPWTRIVAIVALAIVIGAAIAVVRRRRDAQARVADVPESAREVVALYRALERALETLGRGRPLDRTPREHAALLEAEGFVHAAIVREVTERYLAVRFGGETLAPSELARLREQLRDVKPT from the coding sequence ATGAGCTTCACGGCGCTCCACAAGCACGTCACCTACATGATGGCGGGCCTGGGGCTCGCCGCGCTCTTCCTCGGCGGCGAGCTCTCGCTCTTCGTGCAGGCGCTCATCGTCGCGGGCTTCGTCGCGTCGGTGTTCGTCGAAGGGCCGCGCCTGCACCAGCCGGGATGGCAGCGCGGATGGAACGTCGCGCTGCTCGGTCTCTTCGCGCTCGCGATCGTCCGCGGCGTCCTCGGCGAGCCCCTGCTCCCGCTCGCGCTCGAGCTCACTGCCGGGCTCCAGATCTCGCGCCTCTGCAACCGTCGCAGCGCGACCGAGCACCAGCAGATCGCGATGCTCGCGTTCCTCCAGCTCTGCGCCGCGACCGTGCTCTCGACCGAGCTCACCTACGGCATCGCGTTCCTCGGCTTCGTCGTGGTCGCGCCGTGGATGCTCGCGCTCACGCACCTGCGCAGCGAGATCGAGGGGCACTATCCCGGCGATCCCGATCCCGGCCGCGCCGCCGACGTGCGACGCGTGCTCGCGTCGCGTCGCGTCGTCGGTCCTTCGTTCCTGGTCGGCACCGCCGCGCTGTCTCTTCCGCTCTTCCTGATGACCGCGGCGCTCTTCGTGCTCTTCCCGCGCGTCGGGCTCGGCATGCTCTCGTTCGGGCGCGGCTCGCCGACGCACGTCGCGGGCTTCGGCGGCGACGTCGAGCTCGGTCAGGTCGGGTTGGTGCGCGACGATCCGACCGTCGTGATGCGCGTGGTGCCGCCCGGCATCGGCCCCGAGATCACGCCGCCCTCGCGCGCCGCGATCCGCATGCGCGGCACCTCCTTCGATCGCTACGACGGTCGACGCTGGTCGCGCACCCTGCGCGAGCCGCGCGCGGTGCGACGTTACGACGACTACTACCCGATCGAGCGCGTGCCCGATCTCGATCGCGATCTGCCGTTCGAGATCGTGCTCGACCACCTCGATGATCCCGTCGTGTTCCTGCCGGATCGCGCGGTCGCGGTGCAGATCCCCGGGCGCGTCACGACCGGCATCGAGATCGGACGGCGGCTGACGCTCGAGCCCGGGCTCGATCTCCGCTACGAGGCCGACGACGCGCTCGGCCTGCGCTATCGCGCGTGGGTGGCCGAGCCCGGCTCGCGCCGCGAGGATCCCGAGCCGCTCGACGCCGCGTCCGCCGCGCCCTACCTCCAGGTCCCTCCGGGGCACGAGCGCGTCGCGCGGCTCGCGCGCGAGTGGACCGAGGGCGCGATCAGCGATCGTGATCGCGCCGAGCGCATCCAGGAGCAGCTGCGCGCGATGCGCTACTCGCTCGACATGCAGGACCCCGGCACGCGCCTGCCGCTCGACGCGTTCCTCTTCGACTGGCGCGCCGGGCACTGCGAGTACTTCTCGACCGCGATGGCGATCATGCTGCGCTCGCTCGGCGTGCCGGCGCGCAACGCGACGGGGTTCCTCGGCGGTCGTTGGAACACGTGGGGACGCTGGTACGCGATCACCAACGGCGACGCGCACAGCTGGGTCGAGGTGTGGCTCGAGGGCGAGGGCTGGGTGACCTTCGATCCGACGCCCCCGTCGCGCGGCGAGGTCGACTTCGCGCGCGGCCTGCTCGACGAGCTCTCCGCGATGATCGACGCGCTTCGCACGAGCTGGGAGTCCGACGTGATCGGCTACGACCTGCGCGCCCAGCGATCGCTCGCGCGGCGCTTCGCGCAGTGGATGCGCGAGCTCGGCGCGTCGTCGCCCTCGGGCGGCGCGCGGATCTCGGCAGACGAGCCGACGCGCGCGCGCGCCGGCGCGCCGCTGCCGTGGACGCGCATCGTCGCGATCGTTGCGCTCGCGATCGTGATCGGCGCGGCGATCGCGGTGGTGCGCCGTCGTCGCGACGCGCAGGCGCGGGTCGCGGACGTGCCGGAGAGCGCGCGCGAGGTGGTCGCGCTCTACCGCGCGCTGGAGCGCGCGCTCGAGACGCTGGGTCGCGGCAGACCGCTCGACCGCACGCCGCGCGAGCACGCCGCGCTGCTCGAGGCCGAGGGCTTCGTGCACGCCGCGATCGTGCGCGAGGTGACCGAGCGCTACCTCGCGGTGCGCTTCGGCGGCGAGACGCTCGCTCCGAGCGAGCTCGCGCGCCTGCGCGAGCAGCTGCGCGACGTGAAGCCGACCTGA
- a CDS encoding serine/threonine protein kinase, whose amino-acid sequence MAAEQRYRVTERLEAGGMAEVFKGESLSVQGFKKQVAIKRVLPHLAQNKNFISMFLDEARLGARLTHANIVTVFDIGAADNTYFIVMEFVDGCNLKTVIEQYRQQGRRIGVKEAVYLCLQACAGLSFAHELQSEEGEDLHIVHRDISPPNILLSKRGEVKVTDFGLAKATTQLEKTDPGVVKGKFSYLSPEAAMGEPVDARTDIFALGIVLWEMLAGRRLFLGETDYQTVKLVQQANIPSLARLNPEVDADLEAVLGKALARNKEERYQTAREMGDAFSGYLFGKQLKVNSFDIATLVKGVIDAKKAAKTGGPREASIIDRLIQEELLRFTSLDDMSDPLAPNAPGAAGLSPEDMSEGAKPLDAGSFENPADWFSDDEDVVGAIGRGTSSKSEPGWRESGIEDARAGDLASVLEDLPEPTPPRASAPEVSRPTPEPVAQPQIVQQRVAPVVPERVSAPPQKKSSAAVYVGIAIALAAGGAAAAWFAGLIPH is encoded by the coding sequence ATGGCCGCAGAGCAGCGATATCGCGTCACCGAGCGCCTCGAAGCCGGAGGCATGGCGGAGGTGTTCAAGGGCGAGTCGCTCTCCGTCCAGGGCTTCAAGAAGCAGGTCGCGATCAAGCGCGTTCTGCCTCACCTCGCGCAGAACAAGAACTTCATCTCGATGTTCCTCGACGAGGCGCGGCTCGGTGCGCGCCTCACGCACGCGAACATCGTGACGGTGTTCGATATCGGCGCGGCCGACAACACGTACTTCATCGTCATGGAGTTCGTGGACGGCTGCAATCTGAAGACCGTCATCGAACAGTACCGGCAGCAGGGCCGGCGCATCGGCGTGAAGGAGGCGGTCTACCTGTGCCTCCAGGCGTGCGCGGGCCTCTCGTTCGCGCACGAGCTGCAGAGCGAAGAGGGCGAGGACCTGCACATCGTCCATCGCGACATCTCGCCGCCGAACATCCTCCTGTCGAAGCGCGGCGAGGTGAAGGTCACGGACTTCGGCCTCGCGAAGGCGACGACGCAGCTCGAGAAGACCGATCCCGGCGTGGTGAAGGGGAAGTTCTCGTACCTCTCGCCCGAGGCCGCGATGGGCGAGCCGGTCGACGCGCGCACCGACATCTTCGCGCTCGGCATCGTGCTCTGGGAGATGCTCGCGGGTCGTCGTCTGTTCCTCGGCGAGACCGACTACCAGACGGTCAAGCTGGTGCAGCAGGCGAACATCCCGTCGCTCGCGCGCTTGAACCCCGAGGTCGACGCGGACCTCGAGGCCGTGCTCGGCAAGGCGCTCGCGAGGAACAAGGAGGAGCGCTACCAGACCGCGCGCGAGATGGGCGATGCGTTCAGCGGGTACCTCTTCGGCAAGCAGCTGAAGGTGAACTCGTTCGACATCGCGACGCTCGTGAAGGGCGTCATCGACGCGAAGAAGGCGGCGAAGACCGGTGGTCCGCGCGAGGCGTCGATCATCGATCGGCTGATCCAGGAAGAGCTGCTGCGCTTCACGTCGCTCGACGACATGAGCGATCCGCTCGCGCCGAACGCGCCGGGCGCGGCGGGGCTCTCGCCGGAAGACATGAGCGAGGGCGCGAAGCCGCTCGATGCGGGTTCGTTCGAGAACCCCGCCGACTGGTTCAGCGACGACGAGGACGTGGTCGGCGCGATCGGGCGCGGGACGAGCAGCAAGAGCGAGCCCGGCTGGCGCGAGTCGGGGATCGAGGATGCACGCGCGGGGGATCTCGCGTCGGTGCTCGAAGACCTGCCCGAGCCGACGCCGCCGCGAGCGAGCGCGCCCGAGGTGTCGCGGCCCACGCCCGAGCCGGTCGCGCAGCCGCAGATCGTGCAGCAGCGCGTCGCGCCGGTGGTGCCGGAGCGGGTGAGCGCGCCGCCGCAGAAGAAGAGCAGCGCGGCGGTGTACGTCGGGATCGCGATCGCGCTCGCGGCCGGTGGTGCCGCGGCGGCGTGGTTCGCGGGGCTCATCCCGCACTGA
- a CDS encoding Uma2 family endonuclease, with protein sequence MATAPLPKLSYAEYLALESKGDVRHEYLRGEVWAMAGGTPEHGRIQVALAAEIRRALGRRPCVVLSSDVRVRIDASDRTTYPDLSVVCGKREVSAIDPHAITNPVVIVEVLSESSERADRGEKFAHYRRLSSLQEYVLVAQEARRIEVFRRSTEGWVLTEAGPGEQLVLTSIDATIAVDDVYFDPTA encoded by the coding sequence ATGGCCACGGCTCCGCTCCCGAAGCTCTCCTACGCCGAGTACCTCGCGCTCGAGTCGAAGGGCGACGTGCGCCACGAGTACCTCCGCGGCGAGGTCTGGGCGATGGCGGGCGGAACGCCCGAGCACGGCCGCATCCAGGTCGCGCTCGCGGCGGAGATCCGTCGTGCGCTCGGTCGGCGCCCGTGCGTGGTCCTCTCTTCGGACGTTCGCGTCCGGATCGATGCATCCGACCGCACCACGTATCCCGATCTCTCGGTCGTGTGTGGAAAGCGAGAAGTGTCTGCGATCGACCCGCATGCGATCACGAACCCGGTCGTGATCGTCGAGGTCCTCTCGGAGTCGAGCGAGCGCGCGGATCGGGGCGAGAAGTTCGCGCACTACCGTCGTCTGAGCTCGCTCCAGGAGTACGTGCTCGTCGCGCAAGAGGCGCGTCGCATCGAGGTCTTCCGGCGCAGCACGGAGGGTTGGGTGCTCACCGAGGCCGGTCCCGGCGAGCAGCTCGTGCTCACGTCGATCGACGCGACGATCGCCGTCGACGACGTCTACTTCGACCCGACCGCGTGA
- a CDS encoding DUF58 domain-containing protein, translating into MARERAAAAEKKARRARRGLRFTREGRVFVLTTLGVGAGAVNTGNNLLYLVLGLMLSLIVLSGVLSDLVLWWVRVRRALPSRAFVGTPCVVELALANDKKWLPSFSIEVEDQAEDEPTDRRCYFLKVGARAEQVAAYRRVPSKRGVLVLSRFRLSTRYPFGLFEKWRLVDDRAELLVYPALVPVVAPTLPAGARAEDRASPRRGPGTEPANLREYRAGDEARSVHARRSAALGRLVVRERERESGARLSIVLDNARPAGLDDGAWSGAFELAVSRAASLAERALAHGSSVDVLTRSGGSPVVLGGGAPDPILRYLALLAPAQGDAPLPSPRTPSVIVAPELAVEAVA; encoded by the coding sequence ATGGCCCGCGAGCGCGCCGCCGCTGCCGAGAAGAAGGCGCGTCGAGCGCGGCGCGGGCTGCGCTTCACCCGAGAAGGGCGCGTCTTCGTGCTCACCACGCTCGGCGTCGGCGCGGGCGCGGTGAACACCGGCAACAACCTGCTCTACCTCGTGCTCGGCCTGATGCTGAGCCTGATCGTGCTCTCGGGCGTGCTCAGCGATCTCGTGCTGTGGTGGGTGCGCGTGCGTCGCGCGTTGCCCTCGCGCGCGTTCGTGGGCACGCCGTGCGTGGTCGAGCTCGCGCTCGCGAACGACAAGAAGTGGCTGCCGAGCTTCTCGATCGAGGTCGAGGACCAGGCCGAGGACGAGCCCACCGATCGTCGCTGCTACTTCCTCAAGGTCGGCGCGCGCGCCGAGCAGGTCGCGGCGTACCGTCGCGTGCCGAGCAAGCGCGGCGTGCTCGTGCTCTCGCGCTTCCGCCTCAGCACCCGCTATCCGTTCGGGCTCTTCGAGAAGTGGCGCCTGGTCGACGATCGCGCCGAGCTCCTCGTCTATCCGGCGCTCGTGCCGGTCGTCGCGCCGACGCTCCCCGCGGGCGCGCGCGCCGAGGATCGTGCGAGCCCGCGCCGTGGCCCCGGCACCGAGCCCGCGAACCTGCGCGAGTACCGCGCCGGCGACGAAGCGCGCTCGGTGCACGCGCGCCGCAGCGCCGCGCTCGGCCGCCTCGTGGTGCGCGAGCGAGAGCGCGAGAGCGGCGCGCGCCTCTCGATCGTGCTCGACAACGCGCGCCCCGCCGGCCTCGACGACGGCGCGTGGTCGGGCGCGTTCGAGCTCGCGGTCTCGCGCGCCGCGTCGCTCGCGGAGCGCGCGCTCGCGCACGGCTCGAGCGTCGACGTGCTCACGCGCAGCGGCGGCTCGCCGGTCGTCCTCGGCGGCGGCGCGCCCGATCCGATCCTGCGCTACCTCGCGCTGCTCGCGCCCGCGCAGGGCGACGCGCCGCTGCCCAGTCCCCGCACTCCGAGCGTGATCGTCGCCCCCGAGCTCGCGGTCGAAGCCGTCGCATGA
- a CDS encoding tetratricopeptide repeat protein codes for MAEGPEEQTARAKRLIAERNYDEAIRVSRRALLTRPDLVEVRLLLGQALLVTGRYEQVRVEMMALARKHPNLAELHRILGEAYLRAGQTPKAKESLRRAVELDAHDTIARDLLREAVDEESPLSHTIQRWFGEDEPKTVEQALPPQFDDPTPAPASPRVRTAPSEPSVQVDPALAEEAAAAAKAAKMPAAPKAAAPAPRPIRKPTMMGMGAVPPPRAPAQPARAPQRTAAPQAAAAPQVARSAPPPARASVPPPPMTALPHVGEAGPTQPVPALRTNGHGDVLRDAATVAHGRARRALDDDPPTDEIALEEPTRSRSDRAEPEQDEDDDAPTLLGRRPDSLAPAPASRPPPARLPPVAPIPRSVPPPAAPPRAAPPPSAPPPARPSRPPEHPGALRPAMRSAPPPAIVPPQDELTSSETLVRDAAVARPFLGGRAAEGMPPEPPTDPRRVDPAPIQTPQIPIDVRAQVTTESTRRRPASIARMVVLVVLGLVVIGLAGVGVRTYLRRGGDAAIRSAAAQASSDGRRTSVERAIATIDVEGADAPWRIALRARLLATLTLEHAEDRATEVEVELSRLERDGAALADARIARSLLLVAQGRGPDALGVLSGLAASGEELAEAFRARAWAAASAGRVPEAEESARQALTVRPGAPRHAAMHAVLRFAAGDASSALGVLDSVPNGATSPAVRVARARVLLESGGDPVRAAAEADAVLTELAPSASAVELGWAYLVRAQLAARRGAQAEARAAALEAASRTPAFDEGYGLSVVETLLEAEAPSDARDALARLPSSPVDPTRRAMLVAEVALASNDLAGAETALMSAGAGAHAELLRARVAEARGELDTARQLYDRAAGDPREALEARTLSGAVLLRMSRPREARAQLDHALRLAPADVRAVALFVRAALATGDAAAAETAIQAALAHRPDAIELVAARGSVLLALGRIDEALAALQRACEVRPEDAELRAELGEAGLRAGRRDVAASAFQEALRLSPGLARALVGSATLAIDDARFDEASASIEQASQAGAAPLDLARLRADLAVARGLGHGAIASIEPLVEENRRDGPLLAALAHLHAQAEDDREARDLYTRAVRADDDNYEALLGRAGVEMRRGDLGGSARSIDRAERAGRQRGASTSFFARVSVARARLRYEVGDLDEARRLAQQAISADPRCSEAHLLLANVAIERNEDPIPHFRASIAGTRVMPEAVGRLAIRLERGDEACTLARRYIEAAPRGYDRDEVDGVQRRCH; via the coding sequence ATGGCCGAAGGCCCCGAGGAGCAGACCGCACGCGCCAAGCGGCTCATCGCCGAGCGCAATTACGACGAGGCGATCCGCGTCAGTCGGCGGGCGCTGCTCACGCGCCCGGACCTCGTCGAGGTGCGCCTCCTGCTCGGTCAGGCGCTGCTCGTCACCGGGCGCTACGAGCAGGTGCGCGTCGAGATGATGGCGCTCGCGCGCAAGCACCCGAACCTCGCGGAGCTGCATCGCATCCTCGGCGAGGCGTACCTGCGCGCCGGTCAGACGCCGAAGGCGAAGGAGTCGCTGCGCCGCGCGGTGGAGCTCGACGCGCACGACACGATCGCGCGCGACCTGCTGCGCGAGGCGGTCGACGAGGAGAGCCCGCTCTCGCACACGATCCAGCGCTGGTTCGGCGAGGACGAGCCCAAGACGGTCGAGCAGGCGCTGCCGCCGCAGTTCGACGACCCGACGCCCGCGCCGGCGTCGCCGCGGGTGCGCACCGCGCCGAGCGAGCCCTCGGTGCAGGTCGATCCGGCGCTCGCCGAAGAGGCCGCCGCCGCGGCGAAGGCCGCCAAGATGCCGGCCGCGCCCAAGGCGGCCGCGCCGGCGCCGCGACCGATCCGCAAGCCGACGATGATGGGCATGGGCGCGGTCCCGCCACCGCGCGCGCCCGCCCAGCCGGCGCGGGCCCCGCAGCGCACCGCAGCGCCCCAGGCGGCCGCCGCACCGCAGGTCGCGCGCTCCGCGCCGCCGCCTGCGCGCGCCAGCGTGCCGCCCCCGCCGATGACCGCGCTGCCGCACGTCGGCGAGGCGGGGCCCACCCAGCCGGTGCCCGCGCTGCGCACCAACGGCCACGGCGACGTCCTGCGCGACGCCGCGACGGTCGCGCACGGACGCGCGCGCCGCGCCCTCGACGACGATCCGCCCACCGACGAGATCGCCCTCGAGGAGCCGACCCGCTCGCGCTCCGATCGCGCCGAGCCCGAGCAGGACGAGGACGACGACGCACCGACGCTGCTCGGCCGTCGGCCCGACTCGCTCGCGCCCGCGCCCGCATCGCGCCCTCCGCCGGCCCGTCTGCCGCCCGTCGCGCCGATCCCGCGCTCGGTGCCCCCGCCCGCCGCTCCGCCGCGCGCTGCGCCTCCTCCTTCGGCGCCCCCGCCCGCGCGTCCGTCGCGCCCGCCGGAGCACCCCGGCGCGCTGCGGCCCGCGATGCGCTCGGCGCCGCCGCCCGCGATCGTGCCGCCGCAGGACGAGCTCACCTCGTCCGAGACGCTGGTGCGCGATGCGGCGGTCGCGCGTCCGTTCCTCGGTGGCCGTGCGGCCGAGGGCATGCCGCCCGAGCCGCCGACCGATCCGCGCCGCGTCGATCCCGCGCCGATCCAGACGCCGCAGATCCCGATCGACGTGCGCGCGCAGGTCACGACCGAGTCGACGCGCCGCCGTCCTGCGTCCATCGCGCGCATGGTCGTGCTGGTCGTGCTCGGGCTGGTGGTGATCGGCCTCGCGGGCGTCGGCGTGCGCACCTACCTGCGACGCGGCGGGGACGCGGCGATCCGCAGCGCGGCCGCGCAGGCGAGCAGCGACGGGCGCCGCACCAGCGTCGAGCGCGCGATCGCGACGATCGACGTCGAAGGCGCCGACGCGCCCTGGCGCATCGCGCTGCGCGCGCGCCTGCTCGCGACGCTCACGCTCGAGCACGCGGAAGATCGCGCGACCGAGGTCGAGGTCGAGCTCTCGCGCCTCGAGCGCGACGGCGCGGCGCTCGCCGACGCGCGCATCGCGCGCAGCCTGTTGCTCGTCGCGCAGGGGCGCGGCCCCGACGCGTTGGGCGTGCTCAGCGGGCTCGCGGCGAGCGGCGAGGAGCTCGCCGAGGCGTTCCGGGCGCGCGCGTGGGCCGCGGCGTCGGCGGGGCGGGTGCCCGAGGCGGAGGAGTCGGCGCGTCAGGCGCTCACCGTGCGTCCCGGCGCGCCGCGCCATGCGGCGATGCACGCGGTGCTGCGCTTCGCGGCGGGCGATGCATCGAGCGCGCTGGGCGTGCTCGACTCGGTGCCGAACGGCGCGACGTCGCCCGCGGTGCGGGTCGCTCGGGCGCGCGTGCTGCTCGAGAGCGGCGGCGATCCGGTGCGCGCGGCGGCGGAGGCGGACGCGGTGCTCACCGAGCTCGCGCCGAGCGCGTCGGCGGTGGAGCTCGGATGGGCGTACCTCGTGCGCGCGCAGCTCGCGGCGCGTCGCGGGGCGCAGGCCGAGGCGCGCGCGGCGGCGCTCGAGGCGGCGTCGCGCACGCCGGCGTTCGACGAGGGCTACGGGCTCAGCGTGGTCGAGACGCTGCTCGAGGCGGAGGCGCCGAGCGATGCGCGCGATGCGCTGGCGCGCCTGCCCTCGAGCCCGGTGGATCCCACGCGGCGCGCGATGTTGGTCGCGGAGGTCGCGCTCGCGTCGAACGACCTCGCGGGCGCGGAGACCGCGCTGATGTCGGCGGGCGCGGGCGCCCACGCGGAGCTGCTGCGGGCGCGCGTCGCCGAGGCACGCGGCGAGCTCGACACCGCGCGCCAGCTCTACGATCGCGCGGCGGGCGATCCCCGGGAGGCGCTCGAGGCGCGCACGCTCTCGGGCGCGGTGCTGCTCCGGATGTCGCGCCCCCGCGAGGCGCGGGCCCAGCTCGATCACGCGCTGCGCCTCGCGCCCGCGGACGTGCGCGCGGTCGCGCTCTTCGTGCGGGCGGCGCTCGCGACCGGCGACGCGGCCGCGGCGGAGACCGCGATCCAAGCGGCGCTCGCGCATCGTCCCGACGCGATCGAGCTGGTCGCGGCGCGCGGCTCGGTGCTGCTCGCGCTGGGGCGCATCGACGAAGCGCTCGCGGCGCTGCAGCGCGCGTGCGAGGTGCGCCCCGAGGACGCGGAGCTTCGCGCGGAGCTCGGCGAGGCCGGCCTGCGCGCGGGTCGTCGCGACGTCGCGGCGTCGGCGTTCCAGGAGGCGCTGCGGCTCTCGCCCGGGCTCGCGCGCGCGCTCGTCGGCTCGGCGACGCTCGCGATCGACGACGCACGCTTCGACGAGGCGAGCGCGTCGATCGAGCAGGCCTCGCAGGCGGGCGCGGCGCCGCTCGACCTCGCGCGGCTGCGCGCCGATCTCGCGGTGGCGCGCGGCCTCGGGCACGGCGCGATCGCGAGCATCGAGCCGCTGGTCGAGGAGAACCGGCGCGACGGGCCGCTGCTCGCCGCGCTCGCTCACCTGCACGCGCAGGCCGAGGACGATCGCGAGGCGCGCGATCTGTACACGCGCGCGGTGCGCGCCGACGACGACAACTACGAGGCGCTGCTCGGGCGCGCGGGCGTCGAGATGCGCCGCGGTGATCTCGGAGGCTCGGCGCGCTCGATCGATCGCGCGGAGCGCGCGGGCCGGCAGCGCGGCGCGTCGACGTCGTTCTTCGCGCGGGTGTCGGTCGCGCGGGCGCGGCTGCGCTACGAGGTCGGCGATCTCGACGAGGCGCGCCGGCTCGCGCAGCAGGCGATCAGCGCGGACCCGCGGTGCAGCGAGGCGCACCTGCTCCTCGCGAACGTCGCGATCGAGCGCAACGAAGATCCGATCCCGCACTTCCGCGCGTCGATCGCGGGCACGCGCGTGATGCCCGAGGCCGTGGGACGCCTCGCGATCCGCCTTGAGCGCGGCGACGAGGCGTGCACCCTCGCGCGTCGCTACATCGAGGCCGCGCCCCGCGGCTACGATCGCGACGAGGTCGACGGCGTCCAGCGCCGATGCCACTGA